From a region of the Opisthocomus hoazin isolate bOpiHoa1 chromosome 21, bOpiHoa1.hap1, whole genome shotgun sequence genome:
- the SOX9 gene encoding transcription factor SOX-9, with product MNLLDPFMKMTEEQDKCISDAPSPTMSDDSAGSPCPSGSGSDTENTRPQENTFPKGDADLKKESDEDKFPVCIREAVSQVLKGYDWTLVPMPVRVNGSSKNKPHVKRPMNAFMVWAQAARRKLADQYPHLHNAELSKTLGKLWRLLNESEKRPFVEEAERLRVQHKKDHPDYKYQPRRRKSVKNGQSEQEEGSEQTHISPNAIFKALQADSPQSSSSISEVHSPGEHSGQSQGPPTPPTTPKTDAQPGKQDLKREGRPLQEGGRQPPHIDFRDVDIGELSSDVISNIETFDVNEFDQYLPPNGHPGVPATHGQPGQVTYTGSYGISSTSGSQAGAGHVWMSKQQPQPPPQPQPPAQHGLPALSGEQGPAQQRTHIKTEQLSPSHYSEQQQHSPQQINYSSFNLQHYSSSYPTITRSQYDYTDHQNSSSYYSHAAGQSSSLYSTFTYMNPTQRPMYTPIADTSGVPSIPQTHSPQHWEQPVYTQLTRP from the exons ATGAATCTCCTCGACCCCTTCATGAAAATGACAGAAGAACAGGACAAATGCATCTCCGacgcccccagccccaccatgtCGGATGACTCGGCGGGTTCCCCCTGCCCCTCGGGCTCCGGCTCGGACACGGAGAACACCCGACCCCAAGAAAACACCTTCCCCAAGGGGGACGCGGACCTGAAGAAGGAGAGCGACGAGGACAAGTTCCCGGTGTGCATCCGAGAGGCCGTCAGCCAAGTGCTGAAGGGCTACGACTGGACCCTGGTCCCCATGCCCGTCCGCGTCAACGGCTCCAGCAAGAACAAACCCCACGTCAAGAGACCCATGAACGCCTTCATGGTGTGGGCCCAGGCGGCGCGGAGGAAACTGGCCGACCAGTACCCCCACCTGCACAACGCCGAGCTCAGCAAGACGCTGGGCAAGCTCTGGAG gCTGCTGAACGAGAGCGAGAAGCGTCCCTTCGTGGAGGAGGCCGAGCGGCTGCGGGTGCAGCACAAGAAGGACCATCCCGACTACAAGTACCAGCCGCGGCGGAGAAAGTCAGTGAAGAACGGGCAGTCGGAGCAGGAGGAGGGCTCCGAGCAAACCCACATCTCCCCCAACGCCATCTTCAAGGCGCTGCAGGCCGATTCCCCGCAGTCGTCCTCCAGCATCAGCGAGGTGCACTCGCCCGGCGAGCACTCGG GGCAATCGCAGggcccccccacgccccccaccacccccaagaCGGACGCGCAGCCGGGCAAGCAGGACCTGAAGAGGGAGGGCCGTCCACTGCAAGaaggtggccggcagccgccccaCATCGACTTCCGAGACGTGGACATCGGCGAGCTCAGCAGCGACGTCATCTCCAACATAGAGACCTTCGATGTCAACGAGTTCGATCAGTACCTCCCCCCCAACGGCCACCCGGGGGTCCCGGCCACCCACGGGCAGCCCGGCCAGGTCACCTACACCGGCAGCTATGGCATCAGCAGCACGTCGGGCTCGCAAGCCGGGGCCGGCCACGTCTGGATGTcgaagcagcagccccagccgccgccgcagccccagCCGCCGGCGCAGCACGGGCTGCCGGCGCTGagcggcgagcagggcccggcGCAGCAGAGGACGCACATCAAGAcggagcagctcagccccagccactacagcgagcagcagcagcactcccCGCAGCAGATCAACTACAGCTCCTTCAAcctccagcactacagctcctcCTACCCCACCATCACCCGCTCCCAGTACGACTACACCGACCACCAGAACTCCAGCTCCTACTACAGCCACGCCgccgggcagagcagcagcctctaCTCCACCTTCACCTACATGAACCCCACGCAGCGGCCCATGTACACCCCCATCGCAGACACTTCTGGGGTCCCCTCCATCCCTCAGACCCACAGCCCGCAGCACTGGGAACAGCCCGTCTACACGCAGCTCACCAGACCCTAA